A single window of Zea mays cultivar B73 chromosome 10, Zm-B73-REFERENCE-NAM-5.0, whole genome shotgun sequence DNA harbors:
- the LOC100283787 gene encoding Thioredoxin F, chloroplastic (The RefSeq protein has 1 substitution compared to this genomic sequence): MALRLPISSSHGLASTPAPISTTTCRPAVLATAAAQKRSLLLATASETRGVAPVRSSGIETSTVGLGCEAVTGQVTEVNKDTFWPIVEAAGDKVVVLDMYTEWCGPCKVMAPKFQEMSEKNLDVVFLKLDCNQDNKPLAKELGIKVVPTFKILKGGKVVKEVTGAKIDELAQAIDTVNSD, encoded by the exons ATGGCCCTGCGCCTACCAATCTCATCGTCCCACGGGCTGGCCTCCACGCCGGCGCCAATCTCCACGACGACGTGCCGGCCGGCCGTCTTGGCGACGGCCGCGGCCCAGAAGAGGAGCCTGCTGCTGGCGACGGCCTCCGAGACGAGGGGAGTCGCGCCGGTGAGGTCCAGCGGGATCGAGACGAGCACGGTGGGTCTGGGATGTGAGGCCGTCACCGGGCAGGTCACGGAGGTCAACAAGGACACCTTCTGGCCCATCGTCGAGGCCGCCGGCGACAAGGTCGTCGTCCTCGACATGTACACCGAATG GTGCGGGCCTTGCAAAGTGATGGCTCCGAAATTCCAGGAGATGTCTGAGAAGAACCTGGATGTTGTGTTCCTGAAGCTCGACTGCAACCAGGACAACAAG cCGCTTGCGAAGGAGCTGGGCATAAAGGTTGTGCCAACGTTCAAGATCCTCAAGGGTGGGAAGGTCGTGAAGGAGGTGACCGGCGCCAAGATCGACGAGCTAGCGCAAGCCATCGACACAGTCAAGTCAGACTGA